In Streptomyces sp. NBC_01717, one DNA window encodes the following:
- the glgX gene encoding glycogen debranching protein GlgX, producing the protein MQVWPGQAYPLGATYDGVGTNFAVFSEAANRIELCLLHDDGSETAVELRETDAFVRHAYLPGVMPGQRYGFRVHGPYEPQHGTRCNSAKLLLDPYARAVSGQIRWGEAVYGYPFGRPDARNDLDSAPHTMTSVVVNPYFDWGDDRRPRTDYHRTVIYEAHVKGLTMLHPGLPKELRGTYAALAHPEVIAHLTELGVTAIELMPVHQFVQDHRLADAGLANYWGYNTIGFFAPHNAYASRGDRGEQVSEFKQAVRALHQAGIEVILDVVYNHTAEGNHLGPTLSFRGLDNASYYRLADDQRYYMDTTGTGNSLLMRSPHVLQLIMDSLRYWVTEMHVDGFRFDLAATLARQFHEVDRLSSFFDLVQQDPVVSQVKLIAEPWDVGEGGYQVGNFPPLWTEWNGKYRDTVRDLWRGEPRTLAEFAGRLTGSSDLYQDDGRRPLASINFTTCHDGFTLHDLVSYNDKHNDANGEANRDGESHNRSWNCGVEGETDQPEVLGLRERQMRNFIATLMVSQGVPMLSHGDEFARTQRGNNNAYCQDNELSWVHWPEPRKAGAPGEDGDGEEDGAEDDAGAESVAASTLLEFTRAMVWLRRDHPVFRRRRFFHGRPVEGTHDELSDIAWFTPEGSEMTQRDWQAAHAKALTVFLNGSAISEPGPRGERISDDSFLLMFNASADTLEFAVPVNHGRQWSIVVDTASPDGVRPGAGPKVAAGERVTLVGRSMAVLQRPA; encoded by the coding sequence ATGCAGGTCTGGCCGGGACAGGCGTATCCCCTCGGCGCCACGTACGACGGCGTCGGCACCAACTTCGCGGTCTTCTCGGAGGCCGCCAACAGGATCGAGTTGTGCCTGCTGCACGACGACGGTTCCGAGACGGCGGTGGAACTGAGAGAGACCGATGCCTTCGTCCGCCATGCCTATCTGCCCGGGGTGATGCCCGGGCAGCGGTACGGGTTCCGGGTGCACGGACCGTACGAGCCGCAGCACGGAACCCGCTGCAACTCGGCGAAGCTGCTGCTCGATCCGTACGCGCGGGCGGTCTCCGGGCAGATCCGGTGGGGCGAGGCGGTGTACGGCTATCCGTTCGGCCGCCCCGACGCGCGCAACGACCTCGACTCCGCGCCGCACACGATGACGTCGGTGGTGGTCAACCCGTACTTCGACTGGGGCGACGACCGGCGGCCCCGTACGGACTACCACCGCACGGTGATCTACGAGGCCCATGTGAAGGGCCTGACCATGCTCCATCCGGGACTGCCGAAGGAGCTGCGCGGCACCTACGCGGCGCTGGCCCACCCGGAGGTCATCGCACATCTGACCGAACTCGGTGTGACGGCGATCGAGCTGATGCCGGTGCACCAGTTCGTCCAGGACCACCGGCTGGCGGACGCGGGGCTCGCCAACTACTGGGGCTACAACACCATCGGCTTCTTCGCCCCGCACAACGCGTACGCCTCCCGCGGCGACCGCGGTGAACAGGTGAGCGAGTTCAAGCAGGCGGTACGGGCGCTGCATCAGGCGGGCATCGAGGTCATCCTCGATGTCGTCTACAACCACACCGCGGAGGGCAACCACCTGGGGCCGACGCTGTCGTTCCGGGGACTGGACAACGCCTCGTACTACCGGCTCGCGGACGACCAGCGGTACTACATGGACACCACGGGCACCGGCAACTCGCTGCTGATGCGGTCGCCGCACGTGCTCCAGCTGATCATGGACTCGCTGCGGTACTGGGTGACCGAGATGCACGTGGACGGTTTCCGCTTCGATCTGGCGGCCACGCTGGCCCGCCAGTTCCACGAGGTGGACCGGCTGTCGTCGTTCTTCGACCTTGTGCAGCAGGACCCGGTGGTCAGCCAGGTGAAGCTGATCGCCGAGCCGTGGGACGTGGGTGAGGGCGGCTACCAGGTGGGGAACTTCCCGCCGTTGTGGACCGAGTGGAACGGCAAGTACCGGGACACCGTGCGCGATCTGTGGCGCGGCGAGCCGCGGACCCTAGCCGAGTTCGCGGGGCGGCTGACCGGCTCCTCGGACCTCTACCAGGACGACGGTCGACGGCCGCTCGCCTCGATCAACTTCACCACCTGCCACGACGGGTTCACGCTGCACGACCTGGTCTCGTACAACGACAAGCACAACGACGCGAACGGCGAGGCCAACCGGGACGGCGAGAGCCACAACCGGTCATGGAACTGCGGCGTGGAGGGCGAGACGGATCAGCCGGAGGTGCTGGGGCTGCGCGAGCGGCAGATGCGGAACTTCATCGCCACGCTGATGGTGTCGCAGGGGGTGCCGATGCTGAGTCACGGCGACGAGTTCGCCCGCACGCAGCGCGGCAACAACAACGCTTACTGCCAGGACAACGAGCTGTCGTGGGTGCACTGGCCGGAACCGCGCAAGGCCGGCGCCCCGGGCGAGGACGGGGACGGGGAAGAGGACGGTGCCGAGGACGACGCCGGGGCGGAATCCGTCGCTGCCAGCACTCTGCTGGAGTTCACCCGGGCGATGGTCTGGCTCCGTCGCGACCACCCGGTCTTCCGGCGTCGCCGGTTCTTCCACGGGCGGCCGGTGGAGGGCACGCACGACGAACTCTCCGACATCGCCTGGTTCACGCCCGAGGGCAGTGAGATGACCCAGCGCGACTGGCAGGCGGCGCACGCCAAGGCGCTGACGGTCTTCCTGAACGGGTCCGCGATCTCGGAGCCGGGGCCACGCGGTGAGCGGATCTCCGACGACTCGTTCCTGCTGATGTTCAACGCGAGCGCCGACACGCTGGAGTTCGCCGTCCCGGTGAACCATGGGCGGCAGTGGTCGATCGTGGTCGACACCGCCAGCCCGGACGGGGTGAGGCCCGGAGCGGGGCCGAAGGTGGCGGCGGGTGAGCGGGTGACGTTGGTGGGGCGGAGCATGGCGGTGCTGCAGCGCCCGGCCTAA
- a CDS encoding SAV2148 family HEPN domain-containing protein, which translates to MSSGGFELPPGDAGHEGESVDAPPGAVSLAQPMEIGAELDWGADAWSEVRTRAQRAGRAYIWLNLVEQRLRAVVAAVLRPIYEPVHGDDWVVAAAGPAGQEWVQRAVAVREVSRRKGYLLDPADDNVLSFLTLPQLRELMIQHWPCFEPYFDDRRDVELALDELEVARNVVSRNRALNEAVLAQAERASARLLEILGSGAAVPSADRLPVDAVEELVGDRYADVVSVHPDRVRLQRQLPAEDLFGGSRRLDAIGIGLNLLVQNFSGRRLVRLAESGCRIRLLFINPASSAVKRRERELGLKKGELSRSVEMNILHMRRVRSKLRDPGAFEIHVFDETPRFTAYLVDGDGADAVGVVQPYLRRARGMEAPVLVLRGGGRAVVRAGQDNEHGLFETYREEFESVWTDSRPVS; encoded by the coding sequence GTGAGCTCGGGAGGGTTCGAGCTGCCCCCAGGTGACGCAGGTCACGAGGGGGAATCCGTCGACGCCCCGCCGGGGGCGGTATCGCTTGCGCAGCCCATGGAGATCGGCGCCGAACTGGACTGGGGCGCGGATGCCTGGAGCGAGGTCCGGACCCGGGCCCAGCGCGCCGGGCGGGCCTACATCTGGCTGAATCTCGTGGAACAGCGGCTGCGCGCCGTCGTCGCCGCGGTGCTGCGGCCCATCTACGAACCGGTGCACGGCGACGACTGGGTGGTGGCCGCCGCGGGGCCCGCCGGGCAGGAATGGGTGCAGCGCGCCGTCGCCGTGCGCGAGGTCTCCCGCCGCAAGGGATATCTGCTCGACCCGGCCGACGACAATGTGCTCAGCTTCCTCACGCTCCCGCAGCTGCGGGAGCTGATGATCCAGCACTGGCCTTGCTTCGAGCCGTACTTCGACGACCGGCGCGACGTCGAGCTGGCACTCGACGAGCTGGAGGTCGCCCGCAACGTGGTCTCCCGCAACCGCGCACTGAACGAGGCGGTCCTCGCCCAGGCCGAGCGCGCCTCGGCGCGGCTCCTGGAGATCCTCGGCAGCGGCGCCGCGGTCCCGTCCGCCGACCGGCTGCCGGTCGACGCCGTCGAGGAACTGGTCGGCGACCGCTACGCGGATGTGGTCTCCGTCCACCCCGACCGGGTCCGGCTGCAGCGCCAGCTCCCCGCCGAGGACCTCTTCGGCGGCTCGCGCCGCCTCGACGCGATCGGCATAGGCCTCAATCTGCTGGTGCAGAACTTCTCCGGCCGCAGGCTCGTCCGGCTGGCCGAATCGGGCTGCCGGATCCGGTTGCTCTTCATCAACCCGGCGAGCAGCGCGGTCAAGCGCCGCGAGCGCGAACTGGGCCTCAAGAAGGGCGAGCTGAGCCGGTCCGTGGAGATGAACATCCTCCATATGCGCCGGGTCCGCTCCAAGCTCCGCGATCCGGGCGCCTTCGAGATCCATGTCTTCGACGAGACGCCGCGCTTCACGGCCTATCTGGTGGACGGGGACGGGGCGGACGCGGTGGGCGTCGTCCAGCCGTATCTGCGGCGCGCACGCGGCATGGAGGCGCCGGTGCTGGTGCTGCGGGGCGGAGGGCGGGCGGTGGTCCGCGCGGGGCAGGACAACGAGCACGGGCTGTTCGAGACATACCGTGAGGAGTTCGAATCCGTATGGACGGACTCCCGCCCGGTCTCCTGA
- the treY gene encoding malto-oligosyltrehalose synthase, with protein sequence MTPTATYRLQLQPDFPFSAAGHAVPYLAALGVSHLHLSPVLEAVPGSTHGYDVVDHSRVRAELGGEEGLRQLAHTAREHGLGLVLDIVPNHMAAVPRHNRALWEVLREGPGSPYARWFDIDWAAGDGKVLLPVLGGRIGDETDRFRVDGEVLHYGEQEFPLRAGTAGLPLTKLLAAQHYRLGWWRLARTELNYRRFFTISDLIGVRVEDPEVFAATHGKILELVRDGVVDGLRIDHPDGLADPASYLERLGEATGGRWTVVEKILTGTEPLPAGWAVAGTTGYDALHRVDGLFVDPVGTAELAGMYREFASPAGDRGGYWAATVRRAAYRVVTHELAAETEHLTRLAVRICAEDPALRDHAPWALHTAVRELLVRVPVYRPYVTAGGPCTAAAEATLPDTAVREARAVFSVPQEATAVDVVRNLALGRLGDGPERAAFCARFAQTASALRAKSVEDTAFYRYAPLISAAEVGGDPGSPAVAPEEFHAFCARLARDWPATGTALTTHDTKRSADVRARIAVLSECPDQWSELLAELGRAAPTATAPDPQLAWQAWQTAFGCAGLPAAERARRFESALLKAVREAGLFTSWTEPDPVYERAVTDFVAAGPAAGTGPARAVLERFAAALEPFAQANIAGAALVQLTMPGVPDLYQGTEQEYTALVDPDNRQPFRRPPEDEPVGEKAALTLAALRLRRERPELFGESGTYTPLTAKGPAAVHCLAFCRSGEVVTAVTRLSLRLAGAGGWRGTELTLPDDGTWTDLLTPGREFSGGAVAVAELFAERPVALLSRAGRGGSADRG encoded by the coding sequence ATGACGCCCACCGCCACGTACCGGCTTCAGCTCCAGCCCGACTTCCCGTTCTCGGCCGCCGGGCACGCGGTGCCGTATCTCGCCGCGCTCGGCGTATCCCATCTGCATCTGTCCCCGGTTCTCGAAGCCGTGCCCGGCTCCACACACGGCTATGACGTCGTCGACCACAGCCGTGTCCGGGCCGAGCTCGGCGGTGAGGAAGGGCTGCGGCAGCTGGCGCACACGGCGCGGGAGCACGGACTCGGGCTGGTGCTGGACATCGTGCCGAACCATATGGCCGCTGTCCCCCGGCACAACCGCGCGCTGTGGGAGGTCCTGCGCGAGGGCCCCGGGTCCCCGTACGCCCGCTGGTTCGACATCGACTGGGCGGCGGGCGACGGCAAGGTGCTGCTGCCGGTGCTCGGCGGCCGGATCGGCGACGAGACGGACCGGTTCCGGGTCGACGGGGAGGTGCTGCACTACGGCGAACAGGAGTTCCCGCTCAGGGCCGGAACCGCCGGCCTGCCGCTGACGAAGCTGCTGGCTGCGCAGCACTACCGGCTCGGCTGGTGGCGACTGGCCCGTACCGAGCTGAACTACCGGCGGTTCTTCACCATCTCCGACCTCATCGGGGTGCGGGTGGAGGATCCCGAGGTATTCGCCGCCACCCATGGCAAGATCCTCGAACTGGTCCGGGACGGTGTGGTCGACGGGCTGCGCATCGACCATCCGGACGGACTCGCCGATCCCGCCTCCTACCTTGAGCGGCTCGGCGAGGCGACCGGCGGCCGGTGGACGGTCGTGGAGAAGATCCTCACCGGCACCGAGCCGCTGCCGGCGGGCTGGGCCGTCGCCGGGACGACCGGGTACGACGCCCTGCACCGGGTCGACGGGCTGTTCGTCGACCCGGTGGGCACTGCCGAGCTGGCCGGCATGTACCGGGAGTTCGCGAGTCCGGCCGGGGACCGCGGCGGCTACTGGGCGGCGACGGTCCGCCGGGCCGCGTACCGGGTGGTGACGCACGAGCTGGCCGCCGAGACAGAACACCTGACCAGGCTCGCCGTGCGCATCTGCGCCGAGGACCCCGCGCTGCGCGACCACGCCCCCTGGGCGCTGCACACCGCCGTGCGCGAACTGCTCGTCCGGGTTCCGGTCTACCGTCCGTACGTGACGGCCGGCGGGCCCTGCACGGCGGCGGCGGAGGCGACGCTGCCGGACACGGCCGTACGGGAGGCCAGAGCGGTGTTCTCCGTGCCGCAGGAGGCGACGGCCGTCGATGTGGTGCGGAATCTGGCACTCGGGCGGCTCGGTGACGGGCCGGAGCGGGCGGCGTTCTGCGCTCGGTTCGCACAGACCGCGTCCGCGCTGCGGGCCAAGTCGGTCGAAGACACGGCGTTCTACCGGTACGCGCCGCTGATCTCGGCGGCCGAGGTGGGCGGTGATCCCGGGTCCCCGGCGGTGGCTCCGGAGGAGTTCCATGCGTTCTGTGCCCGGCTGGCGCGCGACTGGCCCGCCACCGGGACGGCGCTGACGACCCATGACACCAAGCGCAGTGCGGATGTGCGGGCCCGGATCGCGGTGCTGTCGGAGTGCCCGGATCAGTGGTCGGAGCTGCTGGCGGAGCTGGGGCGGGCGGCGCCGACGGCGACCGCACCCGATCCCCAGCTGGCCTGGCAGGCCTGGCAGACGGCGTTCGGCTGCGCGGGGCTGCCGGCCGCGGAGAGAGCGAGGCGGTTCGAATCCGCACTGCTCAAGGCGGTTCGCGAGGCAGGTCTCTTCACAAGCTGGACCGAGCCCGATCCGGTGTACGAGCGGGCGGTGACGGATTTCGTCGCAGCGGGACCGGCCGCCGGCACGGGCCCGGCGCGGGCGGTGCTGGAGCGGTTCGCGGCCGCGCTCGAACCGTTCGCGCAGGCCAACATCGCCGGCGCGGCGCTGGTGCAGCTGACGATGCCGGGGGTGCCGGACCTGTACCAGGGGACGGAGCAGGAGTACACCGCCCTCGTCGACCCTGACAACCGGCAGCCGTTCCGGCGGCCGCCCGAGGACGAGCCCGTCGGTGAGAAAGCCGCGCTCACACTGGCCGCACTCCGGCTGAGGCGCGAGCGGCCGGAGCTTTTCGGCGAATCGGGGACGTACACCCCGCTGACCGCGAAGGGTCCGGCGGCCGTGCACTGCCTGGCCTTCTGCCGCTCGGGCGAGGTGGTCACGGCGGTGACCAGGCTGTCGCTGCGGCTGGCCGGGGCGGGCGGCTGGCGCGGGACGGAGCTGACGCTGCCGGACGACGGCACGTGGACCGATCTGCTGACGCCGGGCCGGGAGTTCTCCGGCGGTGCGGTCGCGGTGGCCGAGCTGTTCGCCGAGCGGCCGGTGGCGCTGCTCAGCCGGGCCGGACGAGGAGGGTCCGCGGACCGCGGGTGA